In Stutzerimonas stutzeri, a genomic segment contains:
- the nusA gene encoding transcription termination factor NusA, translating into MSKEVLLVVESVSNEKGVPAGVIFEALELALATATKKRFEDEVDLRVEINRQNGSYETFRRWTVVEEEDFDDPAHQLTVDMKQAQEADAKLGDVLEEKIESIEFGRIAAQTAKQVIVQKVREAERAQVVEAYRDRLGEIISGTVKKVTRDSVIVDLGNNAEALLAREDIIARETFRVGARVRALLKEIRTENRGPQLILSRTAPQMLIELFRIEVPEIAEGLIEVMGASRDPGSRAKIAVRSKDKRIDPQGACIGMRGSRVQAVSGEIGGERVDIVLWDENPAQFVINAMAPAEVAAIIVDEDAHAMDIAVGEDNLAQAIGRGGQNVRLASQLSGWTLNVMTEADIQTKQQEETGDILRNFIEELDVDEELAQVLVEEGFTSLEEIAYVPMEEMLGIEGFDEDIVNELRTRAKDRLLTKAIATEEKLADAQPAEDLLELEGMDKELAVELAMRGVITREDLAEQSIDDLLDIDGIDQERAGKLIMAARAHWFE; encoded by the coding sequence CCACCGCTACCAAGAAGCGCTTCGAGGACGAGGTGGACCTGCGGGTTGAAATCAATCGGCAGAATGGTAGCTACGAGACCTTTCGCCGCTGGACAGTGGTCGAGGAAGAAGATTTCGACGACCCAGCGCATCAACTGACCGTCGACATGAAGCAAGCTCAGGAAGCCGACGCCAAGCTCGGTGACGTTCTTGAGGAAAAGATCGAGTCGATCGAGTTCGGCCGTATCGCTGCGCAGACTGCCAAGCAGGTTATCGTGCAGAAGGTTCGGGAAGCCGAGCGTGCGCAGGTGGTCGAGGCTTATCGCGATCGCCTGGGTGAGATCATTTCCGGGACGGTAAAGAAGGTCACCCGCGATAGCGTCATCGTTGACCTGGGTAATAATGCCGAGGCACTGTTGGCGCGCGAAGACATCATCGCGCGCGAAACCTTCCGCGTCGGCGCCCGAGTACGTGCGCTGCTCAAGGAAATCCGCACCGAGAACCGCGGTCCGCAGCTGATTCTGTCGCGCACTGCGCCGCAGATGCTGATCGAGCTGTTCCGTATTGAAGTACCGGAAATTGCCGAGGGCCTGATCGAGGTGATGGGCGCTTCGCGAGATCCAGGTTCGCGCGCCAAAATCGCGGTTCGTTCAAAGGACAAGCGTATCGATCCGCAGGGTGCCTGTATCGGCATGCGCGGTTCGCGCGTTCAGGCCGTTTCTGGCGAAATAGGCGGTGAGCGTGTCGATATCGTGCTTTGGGACGAAAATCCAGCGCAGTTTGTTATCAATGCAATGGCGCCGGCCGAAGTGGCCGCCATCATTGTCGATGAAGATGCCCATGCGATGGATATTGCGGTTGGCGAAGACAATCTGGCTCAAGCCATCGGTCGGGGCGGTCAGAACGTACGCCTTGCCAGTCAGCTGAGCGGCTGGACGCTGAATGTAATGACCGAGGCGGATATCCAGACCAAGCAACAGGAAGAAACTGGCGACATCCTGCGTAATTTCATCGAAGAGCTAGACGTCGATGAAGAGCTGGCACAAGTACTGGTCGAGGAAGGTTTCACTTCGCTCGAAGAGATTGCCTACGTCCCAATGGAGGAAATGCTCGGCATCGAAGGCTTCGACGAAGATATCGTCAACGAGCTGCGAACCCGCGCCAAGGATCGCCTGCTGACGAAAGCGATCGCAACGGAAGAAAAACTGGCAGACGCCCAGCCGGCCGAGGATTTGCTCGAGCTGGAAGGCATGGACAAGGAACTGGCGGTCGAGTTGGCAATGCGGGGTGTCATCACCCGCGAAGACCTGGCCGAGCAGTCGATTGACGACCTGCTCGACATAGACGGCATAGATCAAGAGCGTGCCGGCAAGCTGATCATGGCCGCCCGAGCCCATTGGTTCGAGTAA